CTCTTAGCAAATATGGAATTAtttgccttttgtttattttatttaatgaaattaatcaTTGACTTGGAGGTGCAATGGGTTAGGAAACTAAAGAAAGCACAAGAGAACTTGGCCTCTCCTTGGCCCCTGGTGTCCGGTGCTGCACAGCTGAATGTCCCGATAAGAGGAATGTCCTGATAATGGGATCACGCAGGATGTTGGTAAGATTGACAATCCTCTATACGTCTTTGTCCCGATGAGCTTGAGCTGGCTTTGGCATGACAGCTGAGCGCAAGAAATACCACATGTAATTGCTTAAAGATGATGAAACAGCGAGGAGCTCACTCAAggaaacagatggaggatgTTGTTTAATCCATCTGTGAGCTCTTGGGTCTCATCAGATCTCTGTAGGTCTGCTAAAACTACGGCGAAAAGGTGCTGGGTGGTGGTGACGTGCCGTTATTCTTTTCAGATGAAAGTGCAGTTATTTATCAGGATACTGTGTGTAATGTAATGGGATGGGTTTAGCCAGAAAATTGCACGTTATCAACCAGATGCAGCactgatagattttttttcataatggttatttaaaaaaaaaatatatatatatatatatttatatatataatgtgaTACTCCAGGTGTTATTTTTTGTTATCGTGCAGCAGATTGTATGGTCATTAATCTTGTCCTCTATCTTGGCCATATATTTttctgaggcaaaaaaaaaaaaaaaaaaagtcataatcTATGATTTCACAGACTGCAGGTGTAAGGCATTGAGCAGTGAAGAAGAGCAGTGCGAAAGTATTGATAAAAACATTATGTCTTCATGGTGTTTATCCTTTGTGACACTCAGGGAGCAAAAAAATCAATAGCTAGGATAAACAATTAATAGTCACCCcatcattttcctctcattaccgctcttctctttctgtctcaaaGAGACGTGTCCGTGACAGCGATCAGCTCTCTGCCGACCACAGGGATGGATTCTCTCCGAGAGCTGAAGGCACGCAACACCTGGGCCCTCAAGAAACTGCCGCCCATCAAAACCTTCAAGCACCTCACCGTCGCCAACCTCACCTATCCAAGCCACTGCTGCGGCTTTAAAaacctcaaaaagaaaaaagggtgaGTCTTTTGCCTCAGATCTTCATTTTTGTCAAGGACACTCGAAAAGTGAAGCTGAGCTGGCGGCATCATGGGAAGTGTGTCCCGAGTGTGTAAGAACCAggtagtctgtgtgtgtgtaatgcatTTGGATGATCTACCACAGTGAGTGGGGCAGCTGCACTTGTATGGTGTGCTTCTTGGCAGAGATTGAATCAACTCTCTGATGTGTTTACCTATAAGTTCATACAGCGCCGCCACAATTAATGTCACTCATCCTTGTTATTGCAGGACGAAGGCTGAGTCAGACCCATAATAACTCTCAAAACAGGAATCCCTCGTCTCCAATTGGACATATAAATGATTTTATAGTACTCATAGTGCTAGTGAGGACTGCAGCCAGCTCTGTTATTCCCTGGactcacccccccaccacacacacacacacacacacacacactctattTGCATTTGTCTTTCAGCTTTTTGGAGTACTTCTTCTGTAACCTGACTGCTTCCACTGACCAGCATCACAAACGCTCTGTGGGGCCCCTCCGCATGCCTTCCCTCCATGGGGACAGTGTGGTGGAGACAGTCCCAGACCAGGAGGCAAATGACGGAGGTCACATAGAGTCCAGCTGGAGGAGAGGTGACTTCCACGGCAGCATCCACTACCACGCTTATTTTGGGGGCCAGCCAGATGAGGACGTGGGTTTTGGAGAGACCCTCAAGAACCCTCAAGAGGACACCAGCCAGGATTTTGACAGTCGTTATGACTATGTAGTGtgtgaggagggagaggaggtggcGTGTGCTCCCGTTCCCGATGAGTTCAATCCTTGCGAGGACATAATGGGTTTTGGTTTCCTGCGAGTGTCCGTGTGGTTTGTGAGTCTGCTGGCCATTCTGGGAAATGTGGTGGTGCTCCTGGTGCTGCTCACCAGCCACTACAAGCTCTCAGTCTCTCGCTTCCTCATGTGCCACTTGGCCTTCGCGGATCTCTGCATGGGTATTTATCTGCTGCTCATCGCCTCCGTCGACCTCCACACGCGGGCCGAGTACTTCAACCATGCCATAGACTGGCAGACGGGTCCCGGTTGCGGACTTGCAGGCTTTTTTACGGTCTTTGCCAGCGAACTGTCTGTCTACACCCTGACCGTGATCACTCTGGAGAGGTGGTACGCCATCACCTTTGCCATGAGGCTGGATCGCAAGCTGAGGCTGCACCATGCGGCAGCTGTGATGCTGGGAGGCTGGATCTTCTGCCTGGTCCTGGCGCTGCTTCCACTGGTTGGAGTGAGCAGTTACCAGAAGGTCAGCATCTGCCTCCCAATGGACACCCAGTCCACGGTGGCTCAGGTCTACATTTTATCCGTGCTGGTCCTCAACATCCTGGCTTTTCTTGTTATCTGTGCGTGCTACTTCAAGATCTACTGTGCAGTGCACAACCCTCACTACCACTCCGGGTCCAAAGATACCAACATCGCCAAGCGCATGGCCGTCCTCATTTTCACTGACTTCCTGTGCATGGCGCCCATCTCCTTCTACGCCATGTCAGCCGTGCTGGACCGGCCTCTCATCACTGTCTCCAACTCCAAGATTTTATTGGTGCTCTTCTATCCCCTCAACTCCTGTGCCAACCCGTTCCTGTACGCCATCTTCACTAAAGCGTTCCGGGGGGATGTGTTCATCCTCCTCAGTAAGGTGGGACTATGTCAGCAGCAGGCACAGCTGTTCAGAGGCCAGACGGTCTCGTCAAAAGGAAGCAGCGGAACATCTCAGGTGCGTCGAGACAAGGATAAggtgaggaagggaggaagCGGAGGCCAGGAAGAAATGCTCCGGACATGCCTGCCATCAAACCGCCAGCCAGCAGACAAGCCCTGAGGAGAGCCAGAGCTTGAACACGTGAGTCCAACACCAGCCTGaaatagtgaaggaaaaaaaaaaaaaaggaagtcaaGTTCAGGTTGGAGAGAAGAGGCCTTGAAGTGTTTGTGGACAGATCTGTTTGGATATTTAACAGAAAGCTCCAGTATTCTGTatctgtttcagttttcaggcCAACTTCAGCTGTTTTCACAATTTGggctgtgatgattttatggttCCCGTTGTTGGAGAATATCAAGTGTCACTGAAATACGAGCTGGACTTCATTTCACTCatagccctttttttttttttttttttttttttttttaactctgatGGACTGGCTAGAATAGAACAGAGATTACCGCGAGGAAATCATTAAGATAATATTCAAACATACACACCTATCTAAATCCATTTTCAGTatcattatttacacattgaGGTGAATTCAAATGATCTGTCTGGCATTGAGATACAAGGAAATATATCAAATTGTGTCAAGCACTTCATTTACGTGGAAACTATTTATACTCGGCTATTATGTTCAAGGACAGCCTGCTGACTCAGTGCCATTCAGACAGCTTATATGCACATAGATCGTCTCATCAGCACCTCTGTATATAATGGAAGAACATGCTAGCGTTTGGTGATTTACTGATGGAAGCAGGCCACgttgtctttgatttttttgaatttttacaTTACCCGAAGCTGAACTATAGAGATTGACTGATGTTGAACAGCAGACAGCAACGGCACTTGTATGTAAATGCATCTTATATCACTGCCAAATCAATATATCACTTCCTGGATTCCAAAAATGTGTGTCTACCTTCTGTCTTTATGTTGTTACTTTCACTTATTGCTCATTGATCCTCTCTATCTCCCAGGAGCGTGTGATCCAATTctaaaagtaaacacaaagcaTATTTGGAATATTAGTCATTCTCTACAAATTACAGACAGGTAGGATCAGCACAAATACATACTGTTAAGGCCGTGACTCTCCTCTGGAATGCCATGGTTGTTTTTATAGCATGACCGTGATATTTTTCCATCCTCTTGCGGAAACAAGTGACTTATACAATCAACGGAGAAAGTGTTGCCTTTGCCGGGAGAGCTTAAAGCAAATACAGCTGAGACGTGTGTGAGCCGCAGAGCCGTAGCTTGTGCGATACTGGGTTATTATGAGCTAAAGGACACCTTCTGCCAATGGCAGCTTAACATCTGGTTAGCATTTCAACTGCTGggtgacatattttttttaaaggaaatacACAGATGAATGGGGTTTTGGggttggggcggggggggggggggggggggggggttaattttCCAGGAAAAGGGGATCATTTcagactttattattttatttttcaaagttGTTTGGAAGATATTTGGCCGCACTGCTGgacagtgtgtttctgtatggAAAATATAGTACAACGATCCCAAATTTTTAAAACTCTGGAAGGATTTTGACTGTTTgagttgaaaaaaaatgaagaatggCTTCTGCCTCCAGGCTGCACACACTGTAAATTCCTCCACAGGCTAACAGGACATCATTTTCAGGTGAATGCTGAAAATGTCCATCTCTTCCAGTCACCCATTAACAGCAATCCAGTGTGGAACCTTCAGATGCTCGTAGCTGGAGCACGATGTGCCAGGCTGTGTTCGAAAGGGCTCCCTCCCTTCCCCTGCCAGTTAATGTTAACTCACAGTTCATACTTGTTTCacgggtgtgtgtctgtgtgtgcgcatcaAGGTTAATAAAAATCAAAGTCGTGGCATAAACTGTGTGGGTGTCTGGATGAACGGGAGGAGAtgtggggatgggggggtggcTGTAACCGCTGAACCCTCTGAATCTGCACCTCCATTCTCAAACGGTCAAAGTTTTTCTCAAAGCAGGCATCTTCTTGCTTTGTGTGTAGGTCCACGGCCCAACCGAGAGATGGGAAAGGTCGAATGAAGCGACTTGAAGtggatttattttgacattcttCTGCTAGCTGGTTCTCCGGGTCGGCTCGATAATTCCTCTCCCAGTATTTCAAATAAACCCAACTCCCCCCTGAGCAGGGCAGGGCGCAGCGATGCACCTCTCTCGCACCAGATTAAGTTGCTAAACTCAAATACAGTGGGAACAGAAGCATGAGAGGGAGTGAGTGAAGAAGATGAAGCTGAGTCTGGAGATTTAGAGTAGCTGTGTAGCTGTGGAAGTCAGAGTCTTCGAGTATCTGTCCTGGAAACATGAAATCGCCACGTCATTGTCGTCATTCCTCATGTTATTCCAGATAAGGACGATCATCTCCAAGATTCAAGTTCCCCTCTCTCAGAAAACACTTGAATGACTGCTAGAGTGAACCATGGTTTCGCAAGCAGTTTCActcaccgcacacacacacacacaaaaccagatAAAAGTTGgataaaaacattatatatattttacttttgtttgagTTCTAATATTTCTCAGTGCCAGAGAGTTGACCCATAAGAATCTCATCTATTTTAGCCATTGATTCTTTTGGTGGGTGTaaggaatatttttttccactgaaatgTCAGCAGAGATGtggactgaaaacatactgctTGGTCTCAAGCCTCAAGTCAGACGAGCTTTAGGCTGTGGCATGCAccaaaaaaaagtattttgtccGGTgtgtcttcagtttttgtttaaGGGCTATAAACACCACTCTTTCTCTTCAGAAATTTCTTAACATTGTTTTCCCCCAATGCCAAGGTGGGAGAGGAGCGAGCAAAGGCTTCTGCCATCCCATAAAGTTTGTCCGTTTGTCAAAGTACACTGACAGACTTTAGGGTTTGACAAAATCAAGaaagataaaacataaaaacagataaaaatgtacTTCTTAAATCCATTGCATAGagttaagattttttttcctgacgtGAGACTTTGACACACCTCTGTCTATTGGACACACTGGATCCATTGTGGGACACATTAAAAGCCATGAGACAATGGAGAAAACCCAGCGAAGGAGGAATGTCCATTAAAAATGGATAGAGGCTCTTTGTCCAGAGCAGCTTCATATTTTCTGAGAATGTGGTAAACTCAACTCGCCACAGCCAACAGGTCTGGCTACTAAGCTGCGCAGGAGccaacaaactttttttttttttttgccacgcAGCTGATTGGCAGTCATCAGTTAGCTGGTGAGCAGAGAAAGCTATAGAGCCTAAGCTCGACATCTCCAGGGCCCCATTATATGTCTCATTTGCCAGCAGCTCAGACTCTTATGTCTGAGTGTCCGGGAGTAGCAAGAGGGCCCACTTCATCAGGAGCAGCCAGGGGTACATTCTTCCTCCGCTAGGTCTGCTCAGGGCTGAATACGTGTCTTTGTGAAGGGTGATATATTGTAGAAGTGACAGCCCGCCTCAAATCCATTTACAATCAAGGGCAAAAAATCTCCATGTAGTTTCTGATTCAGCTGTAATCCCAGACAGCCCCACACCTTTATCTTATAATTACCCAAAAGGAAATACACAGCGATTCTATCAGTTTGGGTAGGAATTAAAGGGGAAGGCAGGGAGAACGCCCATGATGTGTAAACCTTGACAGCCATCCAGACGCCTGATTATAAAGATGGAAAAGGGGAATTTAAGACAGACTGGGGCAGATCCAGGGTCTCACGCATGTGAGATCAGACAAAGCGAGGAAGCGATACTATTCAGGGGTCAGTGTACTTCAGGAGGGTAATGATGAAATTATCACAGGATAGGTGGAAACCtatttgaagaaaacaaaaaattttgatgtgaattttaaaaataatactcacagcagcatagtggttagcgtttttgccccacaacaaaaagattgTGGGTTCTGTTcctggcctggagcctttctgtgcagagtctgcatgttccccttgtgtgggtttcctcccatcgtccaaacacatcatgtttgggttaactggtgactctaaattgtccgtaggtctgagtgtgagtgtgagcggttgttggtctctgtctgtcggccctgtgacggactggtgacctttccagggtgcCCCCactctcacccagtgtgagctgggactggctgcACCCCCCTGCCGACCCGGATAAGCAGCGTAGATAATGAATGGACGTTCATACTGAAACCTGTAACACAAAGATGTTGCAGTtatgttaaaagaaaattaGTCAGCAACTGAACC
This genomic interval from Echeneis naucrates chromosome 24, fEcheNa1.1, whole genome shotgun sequence contains the following:
- the tshr gene encoding thyrotropin receptor, yielding MQVIRCALFVLVTVPVSSGSEADSCPAVCECSEWRTHTISCFDIDILPRFPASTETLWLFETCLLTVPADVFANMVNISRIYMSVDTKLQRLERHSFYNLKKITHIEIRNAKSLTYIDPEAFKNLPNLKYLGIFNTGLTFFPDLSNIHSNDMNFILEIVDHPYMTEIPANSFRGITSDVLTLMLYGNGFREIQHHAFNGTRLDQVDLHRNKYLTKMDERAFAGTISGPMLLDVSVTAISSLPTTGMDSLRELKARNTWALKKLPPIKTFKHLTVANLTYPSHCCGFKNLKKKKGFLEYFFCNLTASTDQHHKRSVGPLRMPSLHGDSVVETVPDQEANDGGHIESSWRRGDFHGSIHYHAYFGGQPDEDVGFGETLKNPQEDTSQDFDSRYDYVVCEEGEEVACAPVPDEFNPCEDIMGFGFLRVSVWFVSLLAILGNVVVLLVLLTSHYKLSVSRFLMCHLAFADLCMGIYLLLIASVDLHTRAEYFNHAIDWQTGPGCGLAGFFTVFASELSVYTLTVITLERWYAITFAMRLDRKLRLHHAAAVMLGGWIFCLVLALLPLVGVSSYQKVSICLPMDTQSTVAQVYILSVLVLNILAFLVICACYFKIYCAVHNPHYHSGSKDTNIAKRMAVLIFTDFLCMAPISFYAMSAVLDRPLITVSNSKILLVLFYPLNSCANPFLYAIFTKAFRGDVFILLSKVGLCQQQAQLFRGQTVSSKGSSGTSQVRRDKDKVRKGGSGGQEEMLRTCLPSNRQPADKP